The following are from one region of the Achromobacter xylosoxidans genome:
- a CDS encoding CaiB/BaiF CoA transferase family protein, with the protein MTQAASPLAGIKILDLSQIMAGPYCTMVLADLGAEVIKVEKTGAGDDSREMGPYVNGESTCFAQINRNKQGVALNLKDPEAREVLYELARWADVVVENYRVGVTKSLGVDYETLSRINPRLVYCSISGYGHSGPYAGKGGFDLVAQGMSGIMSMTGEPDGRPLKSGIAIYDVGAGLTAVYAILAACIHQMKTGEGQHIDIALAECGLPWFVWEAAAYFADGTVPQGTGSRHRVSAPYQAFGTRQGFIMIGAANQRTWERLCADVLERPELITDPRFITNSDRLANIAELEPLLEAEFARADAAEWIERCERASVPCGPINDFGQAMQDPHYLARGMVQELDHPALGKMKTIGIPTKFSKTPGALRTAAPLMGQHTDEVLRRFGVAEDRIAGMRARGVIA; encoded by the coding sequence ATGACTCAAGCTGCATCCCCCCTTGCCGGCATCAAGATCCTGGATCTTTCGCAGATCATGGCCGGCCCGTACTGCACCATGGTGCTGGCCGACCTGGGCGCCGAGGTCATCAAGGTCGAGAAGACCGGCGCCGGCGACGACTCCCGCGAAATGGGTCCCTACGTGAACGGCGAATCCACCTGTTTCGCCCAGATCAATCGCAACAAGCAGGGCGTGGCGCTGAACCTGAAGGATCCCGAGGCGCGCGAGGTGCTGTACGAGCTGGCGCGCTGGGCCGACGTGGTGGTGGAGAACTACCGCGTGGGCGTGACCAAGTCGCTGGGCGTGGACTACGAAACGCTGTCGCGCATCAATCCGCGCCTGGTGTATTGCTCCATCTCCGGCTACGGCCATTCCGGACCCTACGCGGGCAAGGGCGGCTTCGACCTGGTGGCCCAGGGCATGAGCGGCATCATGAGCATGACGGGCGAGCCCGACGGGCGGCCCTTGAAGTCGGGCATCGCCATTTATGACGTGGGGGCGGGGCTGACCGCGGTCTACGCCATCCTGGCCGCCTGCATCCACCAGATGAAGACGGGCGAAGGCCAGCACATCGACATCGCGCTGGCCGAGTGCGGCTTGCCCTGGTTCGTCTGGGAAGCCGCCGCCTATTTCGCCGACGGCACGGTGCCGCAAGGCACCGGCAGCCGCCACCGCGTGTCGGCGCCATACCAGGCCTTCGGCACGCGCCAGGGCTTCATCATGATAGGCGCGGCCAACCAGCGCACCTGGGAGCGCCTGTGCGCGGACGTGCTGGAGCGGCCCGAACTGATCACCGATCCGCGCTTCATCACCAACTCCGACCGGCTGGCCAACATCGCCGAGCTGGAGCCGTTGCTGGAAGCCGAATTCGCGCGTGCCGACGCGGCTGAATGGATCGAACGCTGCGAACGGGCCTCCGTGCCTTGCGGCCCGATCAACGATTTCGGCCAGGCCATGCAGGACCCGCATTACCTGGCGCGCGGCATGGTGCAGGAACTGGACCATCCCGCGCTGGGCAAGATGAAGACCATCGGCATTCCGACCAAGTTTTCCAAAACGCCCGGCGCCTTGCGCACGGCGGCGCCGCTGATGGGCCAGCACACGGACGAGGTGCTGCGCCGCTTCGGCGTGGCGGAAGACAGAATTGCAGGCATGCGCGCCCGAGGAGTCATCGCGTAG
- a CDS encoding enoyl-CoA hydratase/isomerase family protein, whose amino-acid sequence MSIDLSRDADGVATVLMNRPEKRNAFTLDMYREFGRVMRELDADDSVRCVVLRGAGGAFCAGSDIGGFEEDRDGAAQAAEYALFTLSMTDTLKHLRHPTVACIEGVCVGGGLELAALCDIRIGGRNSRYGIPVNRIGLTVDHQELADLIRVVGAARVLEILLEGNIFGAEEAMSKGLLTRVVDDERVAEQTYATARRIAAAAPLVNRWHKRFVGQLREGRALSAQERSEAYECFGTEDYRRGREAFAAKRIPEFIGR is encoded by the coding sequence ATGAGCATAGACCTGAGCCGCGACGCCGACGGCGTGGCCACCGTGTTGATGAACCGCCCGGAAAAGCGCAATGCGTTCACGCTGGACATGTACCGCGAATTCGGCCGGGTCATGCGTGAACTCGATGCCGACGATAGCGTGCGCTGCGTGGTGCTGCGGGGCGCGGGCGGCGCCTTCTGCGCCGGCAGCGATATCGGCGGCTTCGAGGAAGACCGCGACGGCGCGGCGCAGGCGGCCGAGTACGCGCTCTTCACGCTTTCCATGACCGACACGCTCAAGCACCTGCGCCACCCCACCGTGGCCTGCATCGAAGGCGTGTGCGTGGGCGGCGGGCTGGAACTGGCCGCCTTGTGCGACATCCGCATTGGCGGGCGCAACAGCCGCTACGGCATCCCGGTGAATCGCATCGGGCTGACCGTGGACCACCAGGAACTGGCCGACCTGATCCGCGTGGTGGGCGCTGCGCGCGTGCTGGAAATCCTGCTGGAAGGAAACATCTTCGGCGCCGAAGAAGCCATGTCCAAGGGCCTGCTGACCCGCGTGGTGGATGACGAGCGCGTGGCGGAACAAACCTACGCCACCGCCCGCCGCATCGCCGCGGCGGCGCCGCTGGTCAACCGCTGGCACAAGCGCTTCGTGGGCCAGTTGCGCGAAGGACGCGCGTTAAGCGCGCAAGAGCGCAGCGAAGCCTACGAATGCTTCGGCACCGAGGACTACCGGCGCGGCCGCGAGGCCTTTGCCGCCAAGCGCATTCCCGAATTCATCGGCCGCTGA
- a CDS encoding aminopeptidase, with product MHTLLKLKNARKVVSQLGAAKPGMEVLVLYDLHTHHNVEPLAIAVDEAGAGLHLLQIAGSARHGRQLSPVVAQAMQAADLVIALTRANAAHTDARQQATRAGVGVIVLPESHLPDFFLAEGWDCDFDALRPQIQGLADALTRADTARVTSELGTDVTMSIAGRRGRALHGFANTTDISAGYCLESSLAPVEGTAEGVIVVNASIPGVSLIRDEPVRIHMEKGMAVAIEGGAVARQFRELLASFNDPLVYNLGELGVGMNPRCQLDGTMLSDESVYGSIQLALGTSAYIGGTVKAAAHYDTIVTDATLELDGRVVLKGTELRLEDVA from the coding sequence ATGCATACGCTGTTGAAACTGAAGAACGCCCGCAAAGTGGTCAGCCAGCTGGGCGCGGCCAAGCCAGGCATGGAAGTGCTGGTGCTGTATGACCTGCATACCCACCACAACGTCGAGCCCCTGGCCATTGCGGTGGACGAGGCGGGCGCCGGCCTGCACCTGCTGCAGATCGCCGGTTCCGCGCGCCATGGCCGGCAGTTGTCGCCGGTGGTGGCCCAGGCCATGCAGGCGGCCGACCTGGTGATTGCATTGACCCGCGCCAACGCCGCGCATACCGATGCGCGCCAGCAGGCCACGCGCGCCGGGGTCGGCGTGATCGTGCTGCCTGAATCGCATCTGCCCGATTTCTTCCTGGCCGAAGGCTGGGACTGCGACTTCGACGCGCTGCGCCCGCAGATCCAGGGGCTGGCCGACGCGCTGACCCGCGCCGACACGGCCCGCGTCACCAGCGAGCTCGGCACCGACGTGACCATGAGCATCGCCGGCCGCCGCGGCCGCGCGCTGCACGGCTTCGCCAACACCACCGACATCTCGGCGGGCTATTGCCTGGAGTCCAGCCTGGCTCCGGTGGAAGGCACGGCCGAAGGCGTGATCGTGGTCAACGCCAGCATTCCCGGCGTCTCGCTGATCCGCGACGAACCCGTGCGCATCCATATGGAAAAGGGCATGGCCGTGGCGATCGAGGGCGGCGCGGTGGCGCGCCAGTTCCGCGAACTGCTGGCCAGCTTCAACGATCCGCTGGTCTACAACCTGGGCGAGCTGGGCGTGGGCATGAACCCGCGCTGCCAGCTGGACGGCACCATGCTGTCCGACGAATCGGTCTACGGCTCGATCCAGTTGGCGCTGGGCACCAGCGCCTACATCGGCGGCACCGTCAAGGCCGCCGCCCACTACGACACCATCGTCACCGACGCCACGCTGGAACTGGACGGCAGGGTGGTGCTCAAGGGCACCGAACTGCGCCTGGAGGACGTGGCATGA
- the gabT gene encoding 4-aminobutyrate--2-oxoglutarate transaminase: MKDAVQSPQLPGPQCQAYLARRNAAVALGVANGPPVFAAAARGATLTDLDGNAYIDFAGGIGTLNVGHAHPEVVAAVQAQAARYLHTCFNIVMYPEYIELAETLVGLVPGSWPKKAMLQTTGAEAVENAIKVARRATGRQAVVAFENAFHGRTYMALSLTAKAPAYKTGFGPFASEIYRAPFPVRYRSGLTEAECAEAAFNEFRRLVETEVTPEQVAAVIIEPVQGEGGFHAAPPAFLQALRAYCTQHGIVLIADEIQSGFCRTGEWFATQHAGIEADLYTLAKSMGGGLPIAALVGRADLMDAPAVGGLGGTYGGNPLACAAALATIAVMRREDYAARARDLGGRVRARFADWAGQYGIVGDVRGLGAMVAFEVVRGAGDDSPAGDLAAHIVQAAYQGGLVLVKAGFYGNVIRFLAPLSITDEELARGLDILGRAVADAQRIADARASQAA; the protein is encoded by the coding sequence ATGAAAGACGCCGTGCAGTCCCCTCAACTTCCCGGCCCGCAGTGCCAGGCATATCTGGCCCGGCGCAATGCCGCCGTCGCGCTGGGCGTGGCCAACGGTCCCCCGGTGTTCGCGGCCGCTGCCCGCGGCGCCACGCTGACCGACCTGGACGGCAACGCCTACATCGATTTCGCCGGCGGCATCGGCACCCTGAACGTGGGCCACGCGCATCCCGAGGTGGTGGCTGCGGTCCAGGCGCAGGCGGCGCGCTATCTGCACACCTGCTTCAACATCGTCATGTATCCGGAATACATCGAGCTGGCCGAAACGCTGGTCGGCCTGGTGCCCGGATCCTGGCCGAAGAAGGCCATGCTGCAGACCACCGGCGCCGAGGCCGTGGAAAACGCCATCAAGGTGGCCCGCCGCGCCACCGGCCGGCAGGCGGTGGTGGCCTTCGAGAACGCCTTCCACGGCCGCACCTACATGGCGCTCTCCCTGACCGCCAAGGCGCCCGCCTACAAGACCGGCTTCGGTCCCTTCGCGTCCGAGATCTATCGCGCGCCGTTCCCGGTGCGCTACCGCTCGGGGCTGACCGAAGCCGAATGCGCCGAGGCCGCCTTCAATGAATTCCGCCGCCTGGTCGAAACCGAGGTCACGCCGGAGCAGGTCGCCGCAGTGATCATCGAGCCGGTCCAGGGCGAGGGCGGCTTCCATGCCGCGCCGCCCGCCTTTCTGCAGGCGCTGCGCGCCTATTGCACCCAACACGGCATCGTGCTGATCGCCGACGAGATCCAGTCGGGCTTCTGCCGCACCGGAGAATGGTTCGCCACCCAGCATGCCGGCATCGAAGCCGACCTCTACACCCTGGCCAAGTCCATGGGCGGGGGGCTGCCGATAGCGGCGCTGGTGGGGCGCGCCGACCTGATGGACGCGCCGGCCGTGGGCGGCCTGGGCGGCACCTATGGCGGCAACCCGCTGGCGTGCGCCGCGGCGCTCGCCACCATCGCGGTCATGCGGCGCGAAGACTACGCGGCGCGCGCCCGCGACCTCGGCGGCCGGGTGCGCGCACGCTTTGCGGACTGGGCCGGCCAGTACGGCATCGTGGGCGACGTGCGCGGCCTGGGCGCCATGGTCGCGTTCGAAGTCGTGCGCGGCGCGGGCGACGACAGTCCCGCCGGCGACCTGGCGGCCCACATCGTGCAGGCCGCCTACCAGGGCGGGCTGGTGCTGGTGAAGGCGGGCTTTTACGGCAACGTGATCCGCTTCCTGGCGCCGCTTTCCATTACTGATGAGGAATTGGCCCGCGGCCTGGACATCCTCGGGCGCGCGGTGGCGGATGCCCAGCGCATCGCCGACGCGCGCGCGTCGCAAGCGGCTTGA
- a CDS encoding GntR family transcriptional regulator, which translates to MPTKRATASADAAAPETRKAASTHEVILDMRERIASQALLPGTRVPEEDLAQAYDIPRAKAREVLATLEDRALVERVPNKGAVVALVDMETTYRLYQVREALDGLAVRLAMANATPADWEAMQALLGEPFEQSLKSGDIEAHVATIEQFRNHIKKLARNPVLSDMIERIYDRTRVSMRRVALLPGRSEMGIKQYRALLDAMVRGDGDEAERCVRELNGSARDYIERYKNYVI; encoded by the coding sequence ATGCCCACTAAACGCGCGACTGCCTCTGCTGACGCCGCCGCCCCCGAAACACGCAAGGCGGCCTCCACCCACGAAGTCATACTCGATATGCGGGAACGCATTGCGTCGCAGGCCTTGCTGCCCGGAACTCGCGTGCCGGAAGAAGACCTGGCGCAGGCCTACGACATCCCGCGCGCCAAGGCACGCGAAGTGCTGGCGACGCTGGAAGACCGCGCGCTGGTGGAACGGGTGCCCAACAAGGGCGCCGTGGTGGCCCTGGTCGACATGGAAACCACCTACCGCCTGTACCAGGTGCGTGAAGCCCTGGACGGACTGGCGGTACGGCTGGCCATGGCCAACGCCACCCCCGCCGACTGGGAAGCGATGCAGGCCCTGCTGGGCGAGCCTTTCGAACAAAGCCTGAAAAGCGGCGACATCGAGGCCCACGTGGCCACGATCGAACAGTTCCGCAACCACATCAAGAAACTGGCGCGCAATCCGGTGCTAAGCGACATGATCGAGCGCATCTACGACCGCACCCGCGTGTCGATGCGCCGCGTGGCCCTGCTGCCGGGCCGCTCAGAGATGGGGATCAAGCAATACCGCGCCCTGCTGGACGCCATGGTGCGCGGCGACGGCGACGAGGCCGAGCGCTGCGTGCGCGAACTGAACGGCAGCGCCCGCGACTACATCGAGCGCTACAAGAACTACGTGATCTGA
- a CDS encoding ankyrin repeat domain-containing protein, which produces MAARNASVQNTLLSCCRGALLALAMGMAVPAAAQAANPGDWWVYVANDYPDDIKELLARGEDPNVRYKNGQPALMRAVVDGAWKVFDVIAADKRTDVNAENPAGETPLMYLAIAGQTERAKKLIARGAQVNRLGWTPLHYAASKGQLEMARLLLAHKAMVNAPAPNGETPLMMAALSGRKPMVDLLLKAGADVGSRDTKGQTPADWARTGKSTAVAAELDKLIAQQEEARRKLRAARPAEEGAEAAGAQAGAAVGAPASPEQGAAAAQAPAAEKKAPAASSAVQGVSGVKLNNYDEPAAP; this is translated from the coding sequence ATGGCTGCCCGCAACGCTTCCGTCCAGAACACCCTCTTGTCGTGTTGCCGTGGAGCGCTGCTGGCGCTGGCCATGGGCATGGCGGTTCCCGCCGCGGCGCAGGCCGCCAATCCCGGCGATTGGTGGGTCTATGTCGCCAATGACTACCCGGACGACATCAAGGAACTGCTGGCGCGCGGCGAAGATCCCAACGTGCGCTACAAGAACGGCCAGCCGGCCCTGATGCGCGCGGTGGTGGACGGCGCCTGGAAGGTGTTCGACGTGATCGCGGCCGACAAGCGCACCGACGTCAACGCCGAGAACCCGGCGGGCGAGACGCCGCTGATGTACCTGGCCATCGCCGGCCAAACCGAACGCGCCAAGAAGCTGATCGCGCGCGGCGCCCAGGTCAACCGCCTGGGCTGGACGCCGCTGCACTACGCGGCCTCGAAGGGGCAGCTGGAAATGGCGCGCCTGCTGCTGGCGCACAAGGCCATGGTCAACGCGCCCGCGCCCAATGGCGAAACGCCGCTGATGATGGCGGCGCTTTCCGGCCGCAAGCCCATGGTGGACCTGTTGCTCAAGGCAGGGGCGGATGTGGGCTCGCGTGATACCAAGGGCCAGACTCCGGCCGATTGGGCCAGGACGGGCAAGTCCACGGCGGTGGCGGCGGAACTGGACAAGCTGATCGCGCAGCAAGAGGAAGCGCGCCGCAAGCTGCGCGCGGCGCGGCCGGCCGAAGAGGGCGCCGAGGCGGCGGGTGCGCAGGCAGGCGCGGCAGTGGGCGCGCCGGCCAGCCCGGAGCAGGGCGCGGCAGCCGCGCAGGCTCCCGCCGCGGAAAAGAAAGCCCCGGCCGCGTCGTCCGCGGTCCAGGGCGTTTCGGGCGTGAAGCTCAACAACTACGACGAGCCCGCCGCGCCCTGA
- a CDS encoding TatD family hydrolase: protein MYVDSHCHLNFPELAADLPAILDRMAANQVTHALVVSVNMPEWPGLMSLVEPQANLWASVGVHPDYEDTPDPTPEELARLSEHPKVVAIGETGLDYYRLSEPLDWQRERFRRHIRAARDTGLPLIVHTRSSAEDTVRMLREEQAAEVGGVMHCFTENWEVAQAALDQNFYISLSGIVTFKNAQIVHEVAAKVPLDRLLIETDSPYLAPVPYRGKLNDPSKVIHVAEKIADLRGIPVADVARASTDNFFRLFNKIKK, encoded by the coding sequence ATGTACGTCGATTCCCACTGCCATTTGAACTTCCCGGAACTGGCCGCCGACCTGCCGGCCATACTTGACCGGATGGCTGCCAACCAGGTCACGCACGCGCTGGTCGTCAGCGTCAACATGCCGGAATGGCCGGGCCTGATGTCGCTGGTCGAGCCGCAGGCCAATCTGTGGGCCTCGGTCGGCGTGCATCCCGATTACGAAGACACCCCGGACCCCACGCCCGAAGAGCTGGCGCGCCTGTCCGAGCATCCCAAGGTCGTGGCCATCGGCGAGACCGGGCTGGACTATTACCGCCTGTCCGAACCCCTGGACTGGCAGCGCGAGCGCTTTCGCCGCCACATCCGCGCCGCCCGCGATACGGGCCTGCCCCTGATCGTGCACACGCGCTCGTCCGCCGAGGACACCGTGCGCATGCTGCGCGAAGAGCAGGCGGCCGAGGTCGGCGGCGTGATGCATTGCTTTACCGAAAATTGGGAAGTGGCACAGGCTGCGTTGGACCAGAACTTCTATATTTCGCTGTCTGGCATCGTGACTTTCAAGAATGCGCAGATCGTGCATGAAGTGGCTGCCAAGGTGCCGCTGGACCGTTTGCTGATCGAAACCGATTCGCCGTATCTGGCGCCTGTGCCGTACCGCGGCAAGTTGAACGATCCGTCCAAGGTGATTCACGTGGCCGAGAAGATCGCGGATCTCAGGGGTATACCGGTGGCTGATGTGGCACGCGCTTCAACGGATAATTTCTTCCGTCTTTTCAATAAGATAAAGAAATAA
- the holB gene encoding DNA polymerase III subunit delta', with product MNATRAAKDEDVKASNAPQFLPWQAETARNWLGNRDRFAHAWLIHGLAGIGKLDFAVAAAASLLCETPDNGLACGRCAACAWFASGNHPDLRRIRPEAVAVEEGADAAEPSEDAEPATGAAKRAPSKEIRIDQIRSLESWFNTATHRGGWRVALLYPAHALNVVSSNALLKVLEEPPPHTVFLLVADAPDRLLPTLVSRCRRLPLPAPDPDTALQWLREQNVEPAREWLAAAGGAPLAALRLAQSNESACPPWLTQLVGPLSKGQSPDVGTLAEALEKVAASEWIDALQRLYTDLMLAGAGAPSRYFPALGSAVAQVAARMNPAKVAEAARWLTRQRALATHPLNAKLFAHATLQRVVLSCLA from the coding sequence ATGAATGCGACCCGCGCCGCCAAAGACGAGGACGTCAAGGCGTCCAACGCGCCGCAGTTCCTGCCCTGGCAGGCCGAGACGGCGCGCAACTGGCTCGGCAACCGCGATCGCTTCGCCCATGCCTGGCTGATCCATGGGCTGGCCGGCATCGGCAAACTGGACTTCGCGGTCGCCGCGGCGGCCAGCCTGCTGTGCGAAACGCCGGACAATGGCCTGGCTTGCGGCCGTTGCGCCGCCTGCGCCTGGTTCGCCAGCGGCAATCATCCCGACCTGCGCCGCATCCGCCCCGAGGCCGTGGCGGTGGAAGAGGGCGCGGACGCCGCCGAGCCCTCGGAAGACGCCGAACCCGCCACGGGCGCGGCCAAGCGCGCGCCGTCCAAGGAAATACGCATAGACCAGATCCGTTCGCTGGAATCCTGGTTCAACACCGCCACGCACCGCGGCGGCTGGCGCGTGGCGCTGCTGTACCCGGCCCATGCGCTGAACGTGGTGTCGTCCAACGCCTTGCTCAAAGTGCTGGAAGAGCCGCCGCCGCACACGGTCTTTCTGCTGGTCGCGGATGCGCCGGACCGCCTTTTGCCCACGCTGGTGTCGCGTTGCCGGCGTTTGCCGCTGCCCGCGCCGGACCCCGACACCGCGCTGCAATGGCTGCGCGAGCAGAACGTGGAACCGGCCCGCGAATGGCTGGCGGCGGCCGGCGGCGCGCCGCTGGCGGCGTTGAGGCTGGCCCAGTCGAACGAATCCGCTTGTCCGCCCTGGCTGACCCAGCTGGTCGGGCCGCTGTCCAAGGGCCAGTCGCCCGACGTCGGCACGCTGGCCGAGGCCCTGGAAAAAGTGGCGGCCAGCGAATGGATCGACGCCTTGCAGCGCCTATATACGGACCTGATGCTGGCCGGCGCGGGGGCGCCGTCGCGCTACTTCCCGGCCCTGGGCAGCGCGGTCGCGCAGGTCGCCGCGCGCATGAATCCGGCCAAGGTGGCCGAGGCCGCGCGCTGGCTGACGCGCCAGCGCGCGCTGGCCACCCATCCCTTGAACGCCAAGCTCTTCGCCCACGCGACCTTGCAGCGCGTGGTGCTATCCTGCCTGGCGTAA
- the tmk gene encoding dTMP kinase, which translates to MTTRGRFITLEGVDGAGKSTHTVWIADFLRAQGLDVVSTREPGGTPLGEKLRALLLTDSMGLDTETLLMFAARCEHLHQVIEPALARGAWVVCDRYTDATYAYQGGGRGLGAARVAALEAWMQAGQPDRTWLFDVPLEVARARLADAREPDRFEREGAAFFERTREAYHARAEADPQRIRIVDSTQSIAQIRTGLEAGLRELLGQSA; encoded by the coding sequence ATGACCACGCGCGGACGCTTTATCACGCTGGAAGGCGTGGACGGCGCGGGCAAGAGCACGCATACCGTCTGGATCGCCGATTTCCTGCGTGCGCAGGGGCTGGACGTGGTGTCCACCCGCGAACCCGGCGGCACGCCGCTGGGCGAGAAGCTGCGCGCCTTGCTGCTGACCGACTCCATGGGGCTGGACACCGAGACGCTCCTGATGTTCGCGGCCCGTTGCGAGCACCTGCATCAGGTCATTGAACCGGCCCTGGCGCGCGGCGCCTGGGTGGTCTGCGACCGCTACACCGATGCCACCTATGCCTATCAGGGCGGCGGGCGCGGCCTGGGCGCGGCGCGCGTGGCCGCGCTGGAGGCCTGGATGCAGGCCGGCCAGCCCGACCGCACCTGGCTCTTCGACGTGCCGCTGGAAGTGGCGCGCGCCCGGCTGGCCGACGCGCGCGAGCCGGACCGCTTCGAGCGCGAGGGCGCGGCCTTTTTCGAACGCACCCGCGAGGCCTACCACGCTCGCGCCGAGGCTGATCCGCAGCGCATCCGCATCGTCGATTCCACCCAGTCCATCGCCCAGATCCGCACCGGCCTGGAGGCGGGACTGCGCGAACTGCTGGGGCAGTCGGCATGA
- the mltG gene encoding endolytic transglycosylase MltG has product MKKRLFFYVLWFFLLIALAAAAAVGGAWYWAHKPMQLKADRIDFVVDPGSSPRTVARVLNEAGVPVWEPGFIWMARLSELDKQMKAGGYQAINGDSPWKLLERLARGDMTQRQITFLEGWTYRQIRQALRANPDVKQTLGETTDEELMERLGSEIKQPEGLFFPDTYIFTPGSTDYDLLRRAYQEGQRILQDTWAKRQPDLPVTTPYEALVLASIVEKETGHGPDRRRVAGVFTNRLKIGMLLQTDPTVIYGMGDAYQGRIRKRDLQTDTPWNTYTRPGLPPTPIAAPGRAALLAAVQPEQHKFLFFVSRGNGTSEFSVNLNEHNRNVSRYILGQGQGQNAAPSPASSRGAANGNPANGTPAAAPSASPAPDAAPEPDQGQAQVQGQDQ; this is encoded by the coding sequence ATGAAGAAGCGACTATTTTTTTACGTCCTGTGGTTTTTCCTGTTGATCGCGCTGGCTGCCGCCGCAGCCGTGGGCGGCGCTTGGTATTGGGCCCACAAGCCCATGCAGCTGAAAGCCGACAGGATCGATTTCGTGGTGGATCCGGGCAGCAGTCCGCGCACGGTCGCGCGGGTGCTCAACGAGGCCGGCGTGCCGGTCTGGGAGCCGGGTTTCATCTGGATGGCGCGCCTGTCCGAACTCGACAAGCAGATGAAGGCGGGCGGCTACCAGGCCATCAACGGCGACTCGCCCTGGAAGTTGCTGGAGCGCCTGGCGCGCGGCGACATGACGCAGCGGCAGATCACCTTCCTGGAAGGCTGGACCTACCGCCAGATCCGCCAGGCGCTGCGCGCGAATCCCGACGTCAAGCAGACGCTGGGCGAAACCACCGATGAAGAACTGATGGAACGCCTGGGCTCGGAAATCAAGCAGCCGGAAGGGCTGTTCTTCCCGGACACCTACATCTTCACGCCCGGCAGCACCGATTACGATCTGCTGCGCCGCGCCTACCAGGAAGGCCAGCGCATCCTGCAGGACACCTGGGCCAAGCGCCAACCGGACCTGCCGGTGACCACGCCCTACGAGGCCCTGGTGCTCGCATCGATCGTTGAAAAGGAAACAGGCCATGGGCCGGACCGCCGCCGCGTGGCAGGCGTGTTCACCAACCGGCTCAAGATCGGCATGCTGCTGCAGACCGATCCGACGGTGATCTACGGCATGGGCGACGCCTACCAAGGCCGCATCCGCAAGCGCGACCTGCAGACCGACACGCCCTGGAACACCTATACGCGTCCGGGCCTGCCGCCCACGCCGATCGCGGCGCCTGGCCGCGCGGCGCTGCTGGCGGCGGTGCAGCCGGAGCAGCACAAGTTCCTCTTTTTCGTTTCCCGCGGCAACGGCACCAGCGAGTTCTCGGTCAACCTGAACGAGCACAACCGCAACGTTTCCCGCTACATCCTGGGCCAGGGCCAAGGCCAGAATGCCGCGCCCAGCCCGGCTTCGAGCCGCGGCGCGGCCAATGGCAATCCGGCCAACGGCACGCCCGCAGCCGCGCCCAGCGCCAGCCCGGCGCCGGACGCCGCGCCCGAGCCGGACCAGGGACAGGCACAAGTACAAGGACAAGACCAATGA
- a CDS encoding YgfZ/GcvT domain-containing protein, giving the protein MHAFHSSIPVRAEGCAQIAPLDDFLVFAASGADALGFLHGQLTQDVTGLPQDAARLAGYCTAKGRLLATLVMWRAAPGADDAPQLYGLVPQDLAQALLKRLSMFVLRAKAKLAATPLHVAGVTASPADAAALEAAAGALPRAPWQRVDLPSGTWIAAPSANAHLRWWWIASDEQLDQSAALAGALGLTPAAQWRAADLAAGIPWITAATQDVFIPQTVNLDLIQGVSFTKGCYPGQEVVARSHYRGTVKRRMAYGTIADAAVQGQALAGVDVYDATQPGEPTGRIVDAAGTQGVVSVLFETTLAALPEGDLRLGAADGPRIAAAALPYSITP; this is encoded by the coding sequence ATGCACGCTTTCCATTCTTCGATTCCCGTCCGCGCAGAAGGTTGCGCGCAAATTGCGCCGCTGGACGATTTCCTGGTCTTCGCCGCATCCGGCGCGGACGCCCTCGGTTTCCTGCACGGCCAGCTCACGCAGGACGTCACCGGCCTGCCCCAGGACGCCGCCCGCCTGGCGGGCTACTGCACCGCCAAGGGCCGCCTGCTGGCCACCCTGGTGATGTGGCGCGCCGCCCCCGGCGCGGACGACGCGCCCCAGCTGTACGGCCTGGTGCCTCAGGATCTGGCGCAGGCGCTGCTCAAACGCCTGTCGATGTTCGTGCTGCGCGCCAAGGCCAAGCTCGCCGCCACGCCGCTGCATGTGGCGGGCGTGACGGCCTCGCCCGCGGACGCGGCGGCGCTGGAAGCCGCCGCCGGCGCGCTGCCGCGCGCGCCCTGGCAGCGCGTCGACCTGCCGTCCGGCACCTGGATCGCCGCGCCGTCCGCCAACGCGCATCTGCGCTGGTGGTGGATCGCATCGGACGAACAACTGGACCAGTCGGCCGCGCTGGCCGGCGCGCTGGGCCTGACGCCCGCCGCGCAATGGCGCGCCGCAGACCTGGCAGCGGGCATCCCGTGGATCACTGCGGCCACGCAGGATGTCTTCATCCCGCAGACGGTCAACCTGGACCTGATCCAGGGCGTGAGCTTCACCAAGGGCTGTTACCCGGGCCAGGAAGTGGTGGCGCGCAGCCACTACCGCGGCACGGTCAAGCGGCGCATGGCCTACGGCACCATTGCCGACGCCGCCGTTCAAGGCCAGGCGCTGGCCGGCGTGGACGTCTATGACGCCACCCAGCCCGGCGAACCCACCGGACGGATCGTGGATGCGGCCGGCACGCAAGGCGTGGTCTCGGTGCTATTCGAAACCACGCTGGCGGCCCTGCCGGAAGGCGATCTGCGGCTGGGCGCCGCGGACGGTCCGCGCATTGCGGCCGCCGCGCTGCCCTATTCCATCACGCCCTGA